One Lysinibacillus fusiformis genomic window carries:
- a CDS encoding motility-associated ABC transporter substrate-binding family protein, which yields MRKKSKFVFSAVLSTVLISSIFVNTGSAENAQDPAPIITPVHSNGYSVLFDNSHGQTAGQADWVIDGAFSDFAEGLTAEGYTVEEFRSDAPLTLNDLINYDVFVIPEAQIPFTASEQEAIATFAELGGGVFFIADHYNADRNLNRWDSNEIMNGWRRGAYNNPTLGMSSAEANALNGVESSTWLSDEFGVEFRYNSIDNTVANQVVSTSESFGITAGVSEVSIHAGSTLAITNPNLAKGIVYLPNGLTESANKWSNSVDQGVYAGGGLAEGPYVAIGKKELGKAAFIGDSSPVEDATPKYRNEETGNVKRTYDGFIANDNGELLINVIDWLAQDESYTTFAQTSITLDTVTPRLSLENPQTSTEILGEPWRQPNAGYLWYDRSTFADGSYGSDVDPLPTLSYAVDVPSVLPNNGDTFNVTVTVNGLTPFTSANGYRIQVYLPGGTSISQVQNSDGTWPTSYGYYDIGTLTANSQGIAQKIITMRLKSSTSVTGGSIRLKNSNGDNVVTKAVSIGTGSSVE from the coding sequence ATGAGGAAGAAATCTAAATTTGTGTTTTCAGCAGTATTAAGTACAGTGTTGATTAGTTCAATATTTGTGAATACGGGCTCGGCAGAAAATGCACAAGATCCAGCGCCTATTATTACGCCTGTGCACTCAAATGGTTATTCAGTATTATTTGATAATAGTCATGGTCAAACAGCTGGCCAAGCTGATTGGGTAATTGATGGTGCTTTTTCTGATTTTGCTGAGGGATTAACTGCAGAAGGATATACAGTAGAAGAATTCCGTAGTGATGCGCCATTAACTTTAAATGATTTGATAAATTATGATGTCTTTGTCATTCCGGAGGCGCAAATCCCATTTACCGCTTCTGAACAAGAAGCAATTGCTACATTTGCAGAGTTGGGAGGCGGTGTGTTCTTTATCGCAGATCATTATAATGCTGACCGGAATTTAAATCGTTGGGACTCCAATGAAATTATGAATGGCTGGCGTCGTGGTGCCTATAATAATCCAACATTAGGCATGTCGTCAGCTGAAGCAAATGCGTTAAATGGCGTTGAAAGCTCTACTTGGTTAAGCGATGAATTTGGAGTAGAGTTCCGTTACAATTCAATTGATAATACTGTGGCAAATCAAGTGGTTTCTACAAGTGAGTCATTCGGGATTACAGCTGGTGTATCAGAAGTTTCAATTCATGCAGGTTCTACACTGGCAATTACCAATCCAAATCTGGCGAAAGGGATTGTCTATTTACCAAATGGCTTAACTGAATCGGCAAATAAATGGTCGAATTCAGTGGATCAAGGTGTATATGCTGGCGGTGGTCTAGCAGAAGGACCATATGTTGCAATTGGTAAAAAGGAATTAGGAAAAGCCGCATTTATTGGAGATTCTTCACCCGTTGAAGATGCAACACCTAAATATCGGAATGAAGAAACAGGAAATGTAAAAAGAACATACGATGGCTTTATAGCGAACGATAATGGCGAATTATTAATTAATGTAATTGACTGGTTAGCACAAGATGAAAGTTATACAACTTTTGCACAAACATCGATTACATTGGATACAGTAACGCCTAGATTGTCATTAGAGAATCCTCAAACTTCAACTGAGATTTTAGGTGAACCATGGCGCCAGCCTAATGCAGGCTATTTATGGTATGACCGTTCAACATTTGCAGATGGATCCTATGGTTCAGATGTAGATCCATTACCTACATTAAGTTATGCTGTAGATGTGCCTTCTGTATTGCCTAATAATGGTGATACATTTAATGTGACAGTTACTGTGAATGGGTTAACACCATTTACCTCTGCGAATGGCTATCGAATTCAGGTTTATCTACCAGGCGGAACATCGATTTCTCAAGTGCAAAATTCAGATGGGACTTGGCCGACAAGCTATGGATACTACGATATTGGTACTTTGACGGCTAATAGCCAGGGGATCGCTCAAAAAATAATAACGATGCGATTAAAATCATCGACATCTGTTACGGGAGGTTCTATTCGTTTAAAGAATAGTAATGGAGATAATGTAGTAACAAAAGCAGTCTCTATAGGCACAGGTTCAAGTGTTGAATAA